Within the Clostridium scatologenes genome, the region TAAAAGTGCAATTCCCCATGCACCACCTTCACCTGCAGTTTTCATAACTGATACTGGTGTATTTACTGCAGCAGCAACTGCTTCTTGTCCCACAATAGGCGTCTTGAATAATCCACCATGACCAAGTAATTTATCAAGTTTCACTCCTTCATCCTTAAGAAGAATATCCATACCAATTTTAAGCGCTCCTAAAGAAGTAAAGAGATGTGCTTTCATAAAGTTTGGCAAATTAAAATTACTTTTTGGTTTTCTTACAACTAAAGGTCTACCTTCTGAAACACCTGTAATGTTTTCACCTGCTAAATAGTTATATGCAAGAATTCCTCCACAATCAGGATCACCTAAAAATGCTTGACTATAGAGTCCCATGTAAAGAAGATCTTTTGGAATTTTAACATTTATAGCTTTAGTAAATTCATCAAATATATTTACCCATGCATCTATATCAGAATATCCATTATTTGCATGAGCCATTCCAACTAAATCTCCTGTAGGTGTTGTTACCATATCAATTTCTGTATGAACTTCCTTAAGCGATTTTTCAAGAACAACCATAGCAAAAATTGATGTACCCGCTGATATGTTTCCTGTACGTGGTGCAACTGAATTTGTGGCAACCATTCCTGTACCTGCGTCTCCTTCAGGTGGACATAATGGAATTCCACTTTGAAGGTTTCCACTAACATCAAGCTTTTTAGCTCCTTCTGGAGTTAAAAAACCAGCACTTTCTCCGGCTACTAAAATCTTTGGCAAAAGTTTTTCCACATTTAACGAATATTTTTTAACTTCCGTCAACTTATTGAAGTCTTCTAACATATTATTATCATAATTATGAGTATTCATATCAATTGGAAACATTCCTGATGCATCACAAATACCCAAAACCTTTTCACCTGTTAATTGCCAATGAATATATCCAGCTAAAGTAGTTAGAAAATCTATCTTTTTAATATGAGGTTCATTACGAAGGATAGCTTGATATAAATGAGCTATGCTCCATCTCTCTGGAATATTAAATTTAAACAACTCTGTTAATTTTTTCGCTGCTTCTTCTGTCATTGTATTACGCCAAGTCCTAAATGGTACAAGTAGATTTCCTTGCTCATCAAATGCCATATATCCATGCATCATTGCTGAAAAACCAATAGAACCAATTTTGGAAAGTGTAACTCCATATTTTTCTTTTACCTCAGCAAAAAGTTTTTGATAACTATATTGTAATCCCTTCCAGATTTCTTCCAACGAATAGGTCCAAACCCCATCCTCTAAGCTTGTCTCCCATTCAAAGCTGCCACTAGCTAACGGTTGAAAATCGTTTCCAATAAGAACAGCTTTAATGCGAGTAGAACCAAACTCTATTCCTAGTGATGTCTTACCATTTTGAATTTCTTCTACTATTTTTTCTTTTATAGTCACTAGAATGACCTCCTCTTAAAATATTAGTAAACGGTTTCTTTTAAATAAATATACCACTAATGTACGTACATGTCAATAAAAATTTTAACAAAGGTACGTACTTATTTTCTTCTATTTGATTCTTTTTTTAATAATTTATATTTATATGCAATCCTATTTATCCTAATTTTTATTAACAAACTATAGCTTCCCACTCACTTTCCCATTTATATTTTAAATCAAATGTTAAATGTTAACGCTTTTTATATTCATACGTACCAATATCAACTGCCACTGTTTCTAAACATATAAACTTATGATATAATATTATATGAAAAAACATTTATTTTTACAGGAGAATAACACTAATGAAATACAAATATGAAGAAGTAGAAAAAAATATTATTGACTGGATCGTCACAGGTAAATATAAAACACATGAAAAAATACCTACTGAATCAGAACTTATGCAAATGTTCAATGTCAGTAGACATACAATAAGAAAAGCTATAGGCGATCTTGTGTCAACACAATATTTATATAGAAAACAAGGAAGTGGCATATACATTTCCGATTGGACAGAAAACAGAGAAAATCTTAAAAACACTAAAAATGTGGCTGTATTAACTACTCACATATCTAATTACATTTTTCCTAATATAATTAATGGTATGGAGGATGTTCTTTATTCTCAAACTTATTCTCTTTTGCTGTCTTCCACTAATAACAATGTTATGTTTGAAGACATAAACTTAAAAAATTTATTAGCACATAAAATAGATGGCCTTATTTTAGAGCCAACTAAAAGTGCATATCAAAGTCCAAATATTGCATACTTAAATAATATAATATCCAAAAATATACCCGTTGTAACAATAAACGCTTCTTATCCTGAAATTAATGTACCTAGTCTTCGAACAGATGATTTTAAAGGAGGTAAACTGGCAACAAATTACCTTATATCTTTAGGTCATAAGACGTTAATGGGTATTTTTAAAGTCGATGATTTACAAGGTATAAATAGGATGAATGGATTTATCGCAGAATGCCAAGAAAACAATATTTCACCATACTCAGGACAGATTTTGACTTATCTATCTGAAGAAATAAATTCATCATTACCTTCTAAGATTGAGTATACATTAAGATCTGAAAAGAAACCTACAGGAATTTTTTGTTACAATGATGAAATAGCTTATATAGTTTTAACTATTGCTAACAAACTAAACATCAAAATTCCTGAAGAGTTATCAATAATAGGGTTTGATGACTCACAGCTTTCAGTAATTGTACACCCAACTTTAACTTCTATAACTCATCCTAAAGAACAGATGGGTAGAGATGCTGCTAATTTGATTATTAAACTAATCAATAACAATAATCATTTTGATGCTAATGATTCCATTCTTTATGATCCTCAACTTATCATTAGAGAATCAACTTCTCCAATGAAATAATTTTTATAATAAGTGCTGTCACTCTAAGAATTTACGTACAATATGTTGTGAAATTTATTCTTAGTGTGACAACCACTTTTTTAAAATAACTTTCTAACTTCCTCTAATATTTTAAAATTTGTCAAATCATAATGAAGAGGTGTCAATGTAACATATCCTTGTTTTATAAAATGTACATCTGTATCTATATCTTGAACATTATTTAATTCCCCTCTTAATTGAAAGCTCTTACCATCATTTGTAGTATGTTCTTCGAAATAACTATTGTAAGTTCTTCCTCCTATTTTACATATTTTTATTCCTTTAATTTTTTCTTTATTTAATATAGGAACATTCAAATTCCATACAACATCATCCATAAGATATTTGTTTTTAATTTTTTCTATTAAATCTGATGCATATTCTGCTGCAACTTCATAGTTATCATTTCCGTCTTGAATTTCTGAAGAAACAGCCATAGATGGTATTTTGTAAATAGCAGCCTCAATAGCAGCGGAAACTGTCCCTGAATAAAGTACATCTATTCCTGCATTTACACCATTATTTATTCCAGACAAAACCATATCTACTTTTCCATTTATAATTTTATTTACTGCAACTTTTACACAATCTGCTGGTGTACCACTGACACTATATGCCTTTGATTTTATACCATTCAATTTAACTTCCTTAACAATTAATGGTTCTCTCATAGTTATAGAATGACTACAAGCACTTCTTTCAACACTTGGTGCAACAATAATTATCTCATGATTTTTCTCTAGCTTCTTGGCTAAAGTATATATTCCCTTTGCATTAACACCATCATCATTAGTCAACAATAACTTCATAAATTGACCTCCATAATTATATAAATTCATTACCAAGATTTATTGTATCATAATATAAATTTTATTCACACAAATTTGTACTTTACATATAATGAATATATAGATTAATTTATTATTCAAGGTACCCCCATATATCGATAAATTTCCCTATCACCTCCAATCTAAAAAACAAGCTCTAAGTTATACTACTATATAATCTTTCATGCAATGCAATCTTAGAGCTTGTTATTACAATTATTTTTTATACTTATTTTTTATTTCATTCCAAACAGTTTCATCACTCTTATCATTTATTATCTTATACTTGTTTTCTTCTAAAGATGTATCAAATTGACATATAGATGGATAAATACAGTATTCACAAGCATTTCCATTCTTATGTTTACTAGGCTTCACACATATATTACCTTCCAATATTTGCTCACACAAAGAAGCTATAGTATCCCTTACATATTTTCTTAAAAGATTAAATTGCTCTATTGTGGCAACTGAAGAATACGCTTTAGACAAAGTACCATCCTTCTTTATAGAAGCTGGTATTATATCAGAATTTTTTTCTATTTCATTATCCATTCCTCTTATAATATCAGGGTCATCTAATAATAATCCATTCATTTTTAAGGCTTTCATTATTCTCTCTTCTATTTCTGAATCAGTAATATCTCCTTTTGTCTTTACTATTGGATCATCTAATTTAAAATAAAGAATTCCTCCCGGAATAGCCTCTTTATTCATTTCTTTTTCAAGTTCCGTGAGCATAGCATCTAAATATATTAAAAGCTGCATTTGTAAACCATAATATACATCTGAAAGCTTAAATTCCTTTGTTCCAGATTTATAATCTACTATTCTTAAATAAGTATTCTCCTCACTACTCATACTATCTACTCTGTCAACTCTTCCTATAAGACTTATAGTTTCACCAGAATGAAGCTGTAGGGAAATAGGTGGAAAATCTCCTGAATTACCAAATGATAGTTCATACCCAGAAGGTTCAAAGCCTCCCCTTTTCATATGCTCAGCTATAAGCCACACTGATCTATTAAGAATTCTTTTTGCATTATTAGTTATATGCTTATATCTTTTAGAACTATTAAATACAGAACTAGGCATACTTTCTAAAATTTCATCCACTATTTCAGAAACTTCTTTCTCACACCATTCACTATCAATTTCCTTCCAACTTAACTTTTCTTCCTTAAGTTTACTTGAAAATACTTGAAGTACATTATGCATAAAGCTTCCCAAATCTGGTGAACTTAATTTATATACTTTTCTTTCCTTTGCATTAAGTCCATATTGTATAAAATAAGAAAATGGACAATTTACAAACCTTTCAAGTCTAGACACACTTATATTTAAATGCCTTCCATAAAGTTTTCTTACTCTATTTGTATCCATGATTTCTGCTTCATTACTATATGAAAAACCATTAAATACATTTTCAAGTTTTCTATTCCATTTATCATTTTTATTGTACCATCTATACACATCTAACCACATAGGTGTTATATATCCATTAGAATCTTTCTTAATATTTGATATAAGCTTATTAAAGGTTGATCTTGGTCCTGTTACATACTTTAATTTTTCCTCATCATCTGATATCTCTATTAAATTACCTTCTTCCTCTACATTGCTAAATATCTTTTTAATTCTACCTATCACTATAGAAGGTCGTTTTGTTTTTCCAACTTCATCTGCTATAGAATAGCTTAGTCTTAAATATTTACTTACAGTTGTTAAGGTAGTATACACTAAAAATTGTTCTTCAAAAGCTCTACTTCTAGTATCCTTTGCAATTTCTATTCCTCTTTCCTTTAAAAGTTCTCTATCGCTATCTGTTAATACTCCTTCTTGCGCTAGTGCAGCTGGAAAAACTCCGTCATTAACTCCAACAATATATAATACAGATACATCATGACTTTTAAGTCTCGTAACACTGCCAATTAAAACTTGATCTAAAGCTGGTGGAATTACCCCTATTTCATATTCATCAAAACCTTTGGATAAAACCTGTGAAAAGGTTCCAACAGATAACGTTTCTTCCCCCATTACTTCTACTATTTGATCTAAAACCTCCATTACTATATTCCATATCTGACTATACTCATTAGCTTTATCTAATTCTTCATTTTCCTTAAAATATTCTATCCATGCAGCTACCTTTTCATCTAATTTTATATTACATAAAAAATTATAAATTCCTTCACATATATCTCTTCCTTTTTTTCTTCCTTTTATATCTTGATATAGTTTAATAATAGGCTCTCTTATTTTATCTCTAATTAAATTTATATTATTCAGAGTTTCCTTTTCATAATCTGATGTTTCTTTTTTTTCAAAACTATAGCTTAAACCAAAATCCCAAGGTTCTTCTTTAACCCAAGCACTTCCTTTTATACCACTGCTAAGCACATAATTTTCTACTAAATCTATATCCTCCTTATTTAACTCCAAAAGTCCTGTTTTTAAATACCTAAATACAGATTCATAACTCCAATTTTGTGATAATATCTCTACTACAGACATTATTAGCATTATAATAGGATTATCATTTATTTTTCTTTTTTTATCTATGAAATAAGGTATATCATATTCTTTAAAAATTGCACTAAACAGACTTTCATATCCATCAAGATCTCCACTTATTACTGCAATATCTTTAAACCTAAATCCGCTATCTCTACACATTCTAACTATATCCCTAGCAGTATCTTCTACTTCTGTATATTTATTTAATGCTTTAAAAATACTTATGTCTTCACATTTTTCTTTATAAACCTTATATGGATAAGAAAATAAGTATTTTTCTAAATGTTGAAGTTCTTTAGTGTCTTTAAATCTATAACAAGGACTACATTTTAATGCAATTGGTTTATCATATTTTATATTTTTTTCTAAAACAATTTTCAAAATTTTTTCTTCTGTACTTTTAGTTGGTAAAAATACATCTGTACTATTATCAACTAAGCTGCAGTCTAAATAATCTGTACATAAAGTTATGTTAATTCTTTTGGTCTTATCCATAAGTCTATCTAAAACTTTATATTCTTGAGGAGTGAAACTTGAAAATTCATCTATCCATATTTCTGCCTCATCAAACATATGTGATTTTGACATCTTTTCTGCCAAAATAGTTAAATCATCTTCTGAATCAACATATTTTTTATGAAGCCTTTCTTCAAATTGTGAAAAGATTAATATTAAATCTTCCATTTTATTTCTTAAATTTTCATTTTCTATTCTATCTAAAGTACTATTCAAATTTTCCAGGGTAATATCATATCTCTTAAATTCTGTTATAATATCAGAAACCGTAGTGATAAACCCTTGCCTTTTTACTGACTTTTTAAAAACCTTAAGCTTACTACTATTTTCCTCCATTATCTTATAAATAAGCATACTCTTTCCTGAAGCATTAATATGCTTTCTTGTAAGTCCACCTACTTCGTTTAATACTTTATACGCCATCCTTCTAAAACTTAAAACTTGTGCTTTAAGCATTCCAGCTTCTCCAATAATTTTTATAAGATTTTTTTCTGCTTGAAATGAGAACTGTTCAGGAACTAAAAGAATTAAAGGATTATCTGCTCCTTCATTTATCTTCTTTTTAATATCATTTAAGCAAAAATGACTTTTACCGCTGCCTGCTCTTCCATATATAAATCTCAAACTCATAATATATTCTCCTTCAATATGTAAATCTTTACTTAACTTTTCAATATTAATTTTTAACCCAACTTTCACAGTTTAAAAATATTGCGACGCAATATTTTTAGTTAATAGTTAAAAATGAAGAATTAATAGTTAATGTTGATTTTTTTCCGTTACACTACAAAAAATCTTTAATTAGGTTGAATTATTTCTTTCTTAATATTATATCATTTACTTAAGTTTAATATTTTAAATATAAACAAAAAAGGGCTGTAATACTAATTAATTAGTATTTCAACCCTTTTAACTATCAACTTTTCATTGTCAATTCTATTTTAGTGTATCAAAAGTATATCCCTTGGATTTTAAATATTCAATTACCTGAGGTAAAGCTTGTACTGTTGTAGCCTTAGCTCCAGCATCGTGCATTAGAATTACTACAGTATCTGAATTTGTATATTTTTTAAGGTTACTAAGTAAAGTGTTAACTGGAACATTGCTATGTTCGGCATCTCCTGTTTCATCATTCCAATCTATATAATGATACCCAGCCTTTGTAACAGCTTCTCTAAAAGGTTCTAATTTTTTTCCAAACGATCCACCTGGGAATCTTATAAGCTTTGAATCATACTTATCACCTACTATGGACTTAATCACAACATTACCTTTGTCCAAATCTTCTACAAATTTTTGTGGACCTTCTTTATAATTCAATTGATGACTATAGGTATGATTTCCTACTACATTTCCTTGAGCTATTTCCTGTTTTACAAGTTCAGGATTGTGTTCAGCATTTTTGCCAATCAAAAAGAAAGTAGCTTTTATATTATTTTTATTTAATATTTCTAATATTTTAGTAGTATTAGGTGATGGACCATCATCAAAAGTTAAATAAGCCACTTTTTTTCCATCAGTTCTTTTTGCTGACCAAGGTTTATATGCTCCAGCAGCTAAATTTTCACCTGATTCATTTTTATTATCTTTAGGAATCTGACTTTCTCTCTTATTTGCGATGCTTTCACTAGAATTCTTTTTTCCATTTGCTGCATTTACAACTACATTTTTTTTACCTATCATTTTATTTACTGCAAAAAAGCCAGCCCCCACAACAACTAAAGCACAAATTGCTGCAATTATCCTATTTCTCCTTATAGTTTTTCTTTTTTCATTTGTTTCATCATGATTATTCATGAAAATCATCTCCTATGTTTTTGCTTAATTAGTAACTTGAAATTGACTATTATAAAGATTTGCGTAAAAACCTCCTTTTTTGATGAGTTCTTTGTGATTACCATTTTCAATAATTTCTCCATTATTCATAACTAAAATTAAATCGGCATCACGAATAGTTGAAAGTCTATGTGCTATTATAAAGCTTGTACGACCATTCATCATGGATAAAAAGGCTTTTTGTATACTTAACTCAGTCCTAGTATCAATATTACTAGTCGCTTCATCCAATATAAGCATTGGAGGATCTATCATCATTACTCTAGCTATGGTTAAAAACTGTTTTTGTCCTTGAGAAAGATTTTCACCACCTTCAGTAATAATAGTATCATATCCTTTAGGTAAACTTTTAATAAAATTATGAATATGAGCGGCTTTTGCAGCTTTTTCTATTTCCTTAATAGTTGCTTTAGGTTTCCCATAACTTATATTTTCTCTAACAGTACCTGCAAAAAGCCATGTGTCTTGAAGTACCATACCAAATGCACCACGAAGACTATTACGTGTTATTTCTCCTATATTTCTTTTATCAACGAAAATTTTTCCACTATCTATATCATAAAACCTCATTAATAAATTTACCATAGTTGTTTTACCTGCACCAGTAGGTCCTACAATAGCTACTGTACTACCTGATTTTATATTTATATTTAAATTTTTAATTAGTGAAACATCTTTTCTATAAGAAAAACATACATCTGTAAAATTTATATCTCCATAGCATTCTTTTAGTACATATGAATTCTTTACCTCTGATGTTTCTGGTATTTCATCTAAAATGGAAAACACTCTTTCAGCAGCTGCAACTGCAGCTTGAAGTTGAGTAGTAACACTAGTTATATTATTAATAGGCTGTGAAAATTGTGTTGAATATGTTAAAAAACTTGATATTTTACCTATACTTAGTCCACCTACTACCGAACATATTCCTCCAACTACACCAACTAAAATATATGTAATATTATTAACAAATCTAGTTGAAGGATTTGTTAGTGATGAATATAATTGTGCAAAACGTCCACACTTATACAATCTCTCATTAATTTCTTTGAAAGTTTCCTGAGAACTTTTTTCATATCCAAAAGCTTTTACAACTTTTTGATTTCCTATTATTTCTTCTATATATCCATTTAACTCTCCTACAGTTCTTTGCTGTTCCTTAAACATTTTATTAGATCTAGTAGTAATAAAAGATGCAATAAAAAAACAAAATGGAGTCATAAGTAAAATGACAAGTGTTATTTTTGGACTCAAAATAACCATTAGCACTAAAGAAGATAGTATAGTAACAATACCTGGATAAAATTGTGTAATACCTTGAAGCACACCATCAGATATAGCATCAATATCATTTGTTAACCTACTCATAATATCTCCATGTGCATTATTATCAAAATAACTTAAAGGAAGTATACTTATTTTATCAAAAGCTTCTTTTCTTATATCCTGCACTGTATGGAACGCTATAACATTTGCTATCATTGAAAAAATCCATGAAAATACTGCACTAATTACATAAAGTGCTGCTAATATATATATTAACTTTAATAGATAATTAGAATTTACGTTTCCATAACCTACAATATAATCTATCCCTCTTCCTACCAATAAAGGACCTATCACCATTAATAAATTACTTGCAAATGCACAAATTATAATAGCAAACATATACAACTTATACTTTCCTATATATTTAAACAGCCTCAACAATGTCTTGTTCTTCATTTTTATCGTCTCCCCCTTTATTTAATTGGGAAAGGTAAATTTCTCTATAGATGCTATTATTTTTAATTAACTCATCATGTGTTCCAACTCCAACCATTTCTCCATTATCTAAAACAACTATCATATCAGCATCCTTTATAGTACTTACTCTCTGAGTTACCATTATAACAGTCATATTATTCTTATTATCCTTAATAGCCTTTCTTAGTGAGGCATCTGTAACATAATCTAAAGCACTAGAACTATCATCTAATATTAACAATTCAGGATTACGCACTAAAGCTCTTGCAATAGTAAGTCTTTGTTTCTGTCCTCCTGAAAAATTTACTCCACCTTGAGATATGTTAGTATCATAGCCTTTAGGTAGTTTTTCAACAAAATCAGAAGCTTGTGCAATTTCTGCAGCTTTTTTTATTTCTTTATAGGAAGCATCATTCAATCCCCATCTTATATTTTCCGCCACAGTACCTGAAAATAGAACTGATTTTTGAGGAACAATTCCTATTTTACATCGAAGTTCATTTTGCATATAATGCTTAACATCAATGCCATTAAACATTATACTTCCTTTAATTACATCATAAAAACGAGGAATCAAATTTATAAGCGTTGTTTTTCCTGAACCTGTTCCTCCTATTACTCCAACTGTTTGTCCACGTTTTACTTGAAAAGAAATATTTTTTATAGCATATTCTTTAGAATTATTATATGCAAAAGAAACATTTCTGAATTTAATTATGTTATCATCTTCATTTAAAGCTGTATAATTCTTAAAATTTGAATTATCAGCTATTGTAGTTGGTGTCTCCAAAATTTCATTTACACGTACTGCTGAAGCAACAGCCTTTGTAAATATAACTACAAGATTTGCTACTACAATTAATGCAGACAAAACCAATGTATTATAATTTATATAAGCTATAATCTGCCCCTGAGTCATTGCACCTACATTTACACGCATACCTCCGAACCACAATATGGCAATAACTGAAAAATTCATTATAATATTAGTCATAGGATTCATCAATGCTGAAATTTTTCCAACTTTAATTGCAGTATTTGCAAAATCTTCATTTGAATTTTCAAATCTTTTCTTTTCATAATCTACTCGAGCAAATGCTCTTATAATTCTAATTCCTGAAAGATTTTCTCTAAGAATCAAGGCTAATTTATCTAACTTTTTTTGAACTAATTTGTATAGAGGAATTGACTTGCTCATTATTAAATATAAAACGAACGCAAATAATGGCAATGCTAAAAACATAATTGTAGAAAGTTTAATGTCTAAAAACATAGCCATTATAACTCCTCCTATACACAGAAATGGTACTCTTATAGCCAATCTAATAACCATTGCTACTGATACTTGAAGTTGATTAACATCATTTGTTATACGATTAATTAAAGAAGATGTACCAAAACTATCAAGCTCATTGTGTGAAAATGTTCCTATTTTTTCAAATAAAGCATTTCTGAGCCTAGTCCCAAATCCTTGAGAAACTATTGATGCATAATATTGACAAGTAAAAGAAGATATAACACCTAATATAGCCATACCTCCCATTATTCCTCCTATTTTTAATATGTAAGAAATATCATTATTTTTTATACCATTGTCAATAAGAACTACCATAATTGTTGGTATCAAAAGTTCAAAAATAGCTTCTAATAATTTAAATATAGGTCCTAATATAACTTGCTTCTTATATGGTTTTAAAAAATGCAACAACTTAAGCAAAACTACTCCTCCTTTAAAGCGTAATAAATTTAGTATTATTGTAATTTCTTGTAACATTATATCAAAAAGAAATGTATATTAAAAATACTTATTAAATATCAAACCCATATAAAATTTATATAGATCAAAAAGAAATCTGTTTAGACTTTATTTATATTTAGTTTACGAAAAATCAAGATGCTTATTTTAAAATATAATTAAAGAAAGATTTATCATACAAATTAAAGGGAGATGGTCTTAAAATGAAAATTAATAAAAAGCTAGCGATTATTTTAAGTTTTACTGTAGGTACTTTAATGTTTGCCAGCACCGCTATGGCGGAAGTTGCATCTAAAAGTGGCTATGATCAACTGAAAGATTCTTTAAAGTATACAGGCAATAGCCTAAGTAGTAAACTTTCAAGCTATACCCTTGATATGTCATTTGCTATTAAAGATAATAATACTGTTATTTCTTCTACAAATGTATTAAATAAATGTGACTTATCGAAGGGTGCTAAAGAACAAACATCAAAATCTACTAATACTTTAGAAGCTAATAGTACAGGAGAAAGCTACTACTACACTGATAAAAATTGTTCTATCTCACATAATAGTGACGAAGATTTTTATCGTGTGATTGAATTAAAAGATTCTAAAGATAAAAAAATTTTTACAGACCCTTTTAAAGAAAAACAAGCAGCAGATATTGAGAAAATATCTGATGCTCTTGTAGGTAATTTAAAAGATTCTGTTGTGGTTACTCAGAATACTGATGGAAGTAAAAAGTTATCTGGTTCTTTAACTGAAGCACAAATTCCTGCGATTGTAAATGCATTAGCATCTTTTCAATTTAAAAATCAATTTAGAATGTATAATCCTGATGAAGCTACTAGCACTAGGGCAAAAATGTCTAAAATCACAAAAGACATTTTTGTAAAAGAAGTTAAAGGCACTATGGATGTAAATAAAGATGGATTAATACAAAATGTTATTTTCACTGGAACACTTTCTGGTAAAGATGAACAGGGCACAGAACATACATTAACTTTTGAACTCCTGGCAAAAGTAACTAATATTAACTCAACTAC harbors:
- a CDS encoding ABC transporter ATP-binding protein, producing MKNKTLLRLFKYIGKYKLYMFAIIICAFASNLLMVIGPLLVGRGIDYIVGYGNVNSNYLLKLIYILAALYVISAVFSWIFSMIANVIAFHTVQDIRKEAFDKISILPLSYFDNNAHGDIMSRLTNDIDAISDGVLQGITQFYPGIVTILSSLVLMVILSPKITLVILLMTPFCFFIASFITTRSNKMFKEQQRTVGELNGYIEEIIGNQKVVKAFGYEKSSQETFKEINERLYKCGRFAQLYSSLTNPSTRFVNNITYILVGVVGGICSVVGGLSIGKISSFLTYSTQFSQPINNITSVTTQLQAAVAAAERVFSILDEIPETSEVKNSYVLKECYGDINFTDVCFSYRKDVSLIKNLNINIKSGSTVAIVGPTGAGKTTMVNLLMRFYDIDSGKIFVDKRNIGEITRNSLRGAFGMVLQDTWLFAGTVRENISYGKPKATIKEIEKAAKAAHIHNFIKSLPKGYDTIITEGGENLSQGQKQFLTIARVMMIDPPMLILDEATSNIDTRTELSIQKAFLSMMNGRTSFIIAHRLSTIRDADLILVMNNGEIIENGNHKELIKKGGFYANLYNSQFQVTN
- a CDS encoding ABC transporter ATP-binding protein gives rise to the protein MLKLLHFLKPYKKQVILGPIFKLLEAIFELLIPTIMVVLIDNGIKNNDISYILKIGGIMGGMAILGVISSFTCQYYASIVSQGFGTRLRNALFEKIGTFSHNELDSFGTSSLINRITNDVNQLQVSVAMVIRLAIRVPFLCIGGVIMAMFLDIKLSTIMFLALPLFAFVLYLIMSKSIPLYKLVQKKLDKLALILRENLSGIRIIRAFARVDYEKKRFENSNEDFANTAIKVGKISALMNPMTNIIMNFSVIAILWFGGMRVNVGAMTQGQIIAYINYNTLVLSALIVVANLVVIFTKAVASAVRVNEILETPTTIADNSNFKNYTALNEDDNIIKFRNVSFAYNNSKEYAIKNISFQVKRGQTVGVIGGTGSGKTTLINLIPRFYDVIKGSIMFNGIDVKHYMQNELRCKIGIVPQKSVLFSGTVAENIRWGLNDASYKEIKKAAEIAQASDFVEKLPKGYDTNISQGGVNFSGGQKQRLTIARALVRNPELLILDDSSSALDYVTDASLRKAIKDNKNNMTVIMVTQRVSTIKDADMIVVLDNGEMVGVGTHDELIKNNSIYREIYLSQLNKGGDDKNEEQDIVEAV